A single window of Malus sylvestris chromosome 5, drMalSylv7.2, whole genome shotgun sequence DNA harbors:
- the LOC126622725 gene encoding myosin-6-like isoform X2, producing the protein MAAAISLVVGSLVWIEDPEEAWLDGEIVEIKGENYKVLCTSGKTVVVKASNVYPKDAEAPPCGVDDMTKLAYLHEPGVLDNLRSRYDINEIYTYTGSILIAVNPFCRLPHLYDSHMMEQYKGADFGELSPHPFAVADAAYRLMINDGISQSILVSGESGAGKTESTKLLMRYLAYMGGKAAAEGRSVEQQVLESNPVLEAFGNAKTVRNNNSSRFGKFVELQFDKNGRISGAAIRTYLLERSRVCQVSSPERNYHCFYMLCAAPPEDVQRFKLGHPKTFHYLNQSDCIELDGLDDAEEYIATRKAMEVVGISTEEQDAIFRVVAAILHLGNIEFAKGKEMDSSMPKDNKSLFHLKTAAELFMCDAKALEDSLCKRVIVTRDETITKWLDPEAAAVSRDALAKVVYSRLFDWLVDKINNSIGQDPDSKFLIGVLDIYGFESFKTNSFEQFCINLTNEKLQQHFNQHVFKMEQEEYTKEEIDWSYIEFVDNQDILDMIEKKPGGIIALLDEACMFPRSTHETFAQKLYQTFKNHKRFTKPKLSQSDFTICHYAGDVTYQTELFLDKNKDYVVAEHQALLSASTCSFVSGMFTSLVEDSSKSSKFSSIGSRFKQQLQQLLETLSSTEPHYIRCVKPNNVLKPAIFENKNVLQQLRCGGVMEAIRISCAGYPTRKAFVEFVDRFGLLAPEVLDGSTDEVNACKKLLEKVGLEGYQIGKTKVFLRAGQMAELDARRSEVLGRSASIIQRKVRSYLAKRSFILLRLSAIRLQAACRGHLARHVYQGMRREASSQMIQRHLRMYLARKAYKELYCSAVSIQTGMRGLTARNELRFRRQTRAAIIIQSHTRKFLARLHYRKTKKAAITTQCAWRGKVARMELRKLKMAARETGALQAAKNKLEKQVEELTWRLQLEKRIRADLEEAKTQENEKLQSALQDMQVQFKETKAMLEKEREALKRAEKVVPVIQEVPVVDHGLMEKLTNENEQLKALVNSLEIKIDETEKKYEEANKMSEERLKQALEAESQIIKLKTNIQRLEEKFADIESENKILRQQQISTPVKRAHEHPPIPPTPETHRVENGHHLSKESRANEPQSATPKKFGTESDSKLRRSLVERQHESVDALINCVVKNVGFSQGKPVAAITIYKCLLHWKSFEAERTSVFDRLIQMIGSEIENQDNNDHMAYWLSNTSALLFLLQRSLKGAGAKKPPAPTSLFGRMTMGFRSSPSSANLAPALDVVRQVEAKYPALLFKQQLTAYVEKIYGIIRDNLKRELNPLLSLCIQAPRASKGVLRSGRSFGKDSPASHWLSIIDSLSTFLSTLKENFVPPVLVKEIFTQTFSYINVQLFNSLLLRRECCTFSNGEYVKSGLAELELWCCQAKEEYAGSSWDELKHIRQAVGFLVIHQKYRISYDEITNDLCPILSVQQLYRICTLYWDDNYNTRSVSPDVISSMRVLMTEDSNNAVSNSFLLDDNSSIPFSVDDLSTSLQEKEFSDVQPAEELLEHPAFEFLHERG; encoded by the exons GCTGCTGCTATTAGTCTTGTGGTTGGATCTCTTGTTTGGATCGAGGATCCTGAAGAAGCTTGGCTCGATGGTGAAATTGTGGAGATTAAAGGTGAAAACTACAAGGTTCTCTGCACTTCAGGAAAGACG GTTGTCGTTAAAGCCTCAAATGTCTATCCTAAAGATGCTGAGGCCCCACCCTGTGGAGTGGATGATATGACCAAGCTGGCTTATTTGCATGAACCAGGTGTCCTAGATAATTTACGGTCACGATATGATATCAATGAAATATAT ACGTACACAGGGAGCATTTTGATTGCTGTGAACCCTTTTTGTAGACTACCTCATCTGTATGATAGCCATATGATGGAACAATATAAAGGGGCTGATTTCGGTGAACTAAGCCCACACCCGTTTGCTGTTGCAGACGCAGCATATAG ACTTATGATTAATGACGGAATAAGTCAGTCAATATTGGTTAGTGGTGAGAGTGGGGCTGGTAAAACAGAAAGCACCAAACTGCTTATGCGCTATCTTGCCTACATGGGAGGGAAAGCTGCTGCTGAAGGGAGGAGTGTTGAGCAGCAAGTCTTGGAG TCAAATCCTGTTTTAGAAGCATTTGGGAATGCGAAGACTGTTAGAAACAATAATTCCAG TCGTTTTGGTAAGTTTGTGGAGCTTCAGTTTGATAAGAATGGGAGGATCTCCGGGGCTGCAATAAGAACATACTTGCTTGAAAGATCGCGTGTTTGTCAGGTGTCCAGTCCTGAAAGAAACTATCACTGTTTCTACATGCTTTGCGCTGCACCACCTGAG GATGTTCAAAGGTTCAAATTGGGacacccaaaaacatttcacTATTTGAATCAATCAGAttgtattgaattggatgggctTGATGATGCCGAAGAATACATTGCTACAAGGAAGGCAATGGAGGTTGTTGGAATAAGTACTGAAGAACAG GATGCCATATTTCGAGTTGTGGCAGCAATTCTACATCTCGGAAACATTGAATTTGCAAAGGGAAAGGAAATGGACTCGTCCATGCCGAAGGACAACAAGTCTTTGTTCCACCTAAAAACTGCTGCTGAGCTTTTCAT GTGTGATGCGAAGGCGCTAGAAGATTCTCTTTGCAAACGTGTTATTGTTACGCGTGATGAAACAATCACAAAATGGCTGGATCCAGAAGCCGCAGCTGTCAGTAGAGATGCTTTGGCTAAAGTTGTGTACTCGAGATTGTTTGATTG GCTGGTGGATAAGATTAACAATTCAATTGGTCAGGACCCTGACTCAAAGTTCTTAATTGGAGTTCTCGACATTTATGGATTTGAGAGTTTCAAAACTAACAG TTTTGAGCAATTTTGCATCAATTTGACGAATGAGAAGCTTCAGCAACATTTCAATCAG CACGTTTTCAAAATGGAGCAAGAGGAATATACAAAAGAAGAGATTGATTGGAGTTACATTGAATTTGTTGACAACCAAGATATCCTAGATATGATTGAAAAG AAACCTGGTGGCATAATTGCTCTTCTCGATGAAGCTTG TATGTTTCCAAGATCGACACATGAAACATTTGCTCAGAAGTTATATCAAACATTCAAAAATCATAAGCGCTTCACCAAACCAAAATTGTCACAAAGTGACTTCACAATTTGCCATTATGCTGGTGAT GTCACTTATCAAACTGAATTGTTTCTGGACAAGAACAAGGACTATGTGGTTGCTGAGCATCAAGCGCTTTTGAGTGCTTCTACATGTTCCTTTGTCTCGGGCATGTTTACGTCGTTAGTTGAGGATTCATCCAAGTCGTCAAAGTTCTCTTCAATAGGTTCTCGGTTTAAG CAACAACTGCAACAATTGCTTGAAACTCTCAGTTCTACGGAGCCACATTATATTCGGTGTGTAAAACCCAACAATGTTCTTAAGCCAGCAATCTTTGAGAACAAAAATGTTCTGCAACAACTTCGTTGTGGG GGGGTCATGGAAGCAATCAGGATAAGCTGTGCTGGATATCCTACTAGAAaagcttttgttgaatttgTAGACCGATTTGGCCTCCTTGCACCCGAAGTTCTGGATGGGAG CACTGATGAGGTCAATGCTTGCAAGAAACTTTTAGAGAAGGTGGGCCTAGAAGGCTATCAG ATTGGTAAAACGAAGGTCTTCCTTCGGGCTGGTCAGATGGCGGAATTGGATGCTCGTAGAAGTGAGGTCTTGGGAAGATCAGCTAGTATTATTCAAAGGAAAGTTCGTTCTTATTTGGCTAAAAGAAGTTTTATTTTGCTCCGTCTTTCTGCAATACGACTCCAAGCTGCTTGTAGAG GACATCTTGCTCGACATGTCTATCAGGGCATGAGGAGAGAAGCTTCCAGTCAGATGATCCAAAGGCATTTGCGCATGTATCTTGCTAGGAAAGCTTACAAAGAATTGTATTGCTCTGCTGTATCTATTCAGACCGGTATGCGAGGGTTAACTGCACGTAATGAGCTACGCTTTAGAAGGCAGACCAGAGCAGCAATTATCATCcag AGTCACACTCGCAAGTTCTTGGCACGGTTGCATTATAGGAAGACAAAGAAAGCTGCAATTACCACACAATGTGCTTGGAGAGGAAAGGTTGCTCGTATGGAACTACGAAAGCTTAAGATG GCTGCAAGGGAAACGGGAGCTCTCCAAGCtgccaaaaataaattagaaaagcAAGTTGAAGAATTGACATGGAGATTACAGCTGGAGAAACGCATAAGG GCCGACTTGGAAGAAGCCaaaacacaagaaaatgaaaaactacAGTCTGCTTTGCAAGATATGCAAGTTCAATTTAAGGAAACGAAGGCGATGCTTGAGAAGGAGCGTGAAGCCTTAAAAAGAGCAGAAAAAGTAGTCCCGGTAATACAGGAGGTTCCAGTTGTTGACCATGGCTTGATGGAGAAGCTAACCAATGAAAATGAACAACTTAAG GCTTTAGTGAATTCACTGGAGATAAAAATTGACGAAACAGAAAAGAAATATGAAGAGGCAAACAAAATGAGTGAAGAAAGGTTGAAGCAAGCTTTGGAGGCAGAATCACAGATTATTAAGTTAAAGACGAACATACAAAG GCTTGAAGAGAAATTTGCTGACATTGAGTCTGAAAACAAAATTCTTCGGCAACAGCAAATAAGTACACCTGTTAAAAGGGCACATGAGCACCCACCAATTCCACCAACTCCAGAAACTCAT AGAGTAGAAAATGGTCACCATTTGAGCAAAGAGAGCAGAGCCAAT GAACCACAAAGTGCAACACCGAAGAAGTTTGGCACTGAATCTGATAGCAAGTTGAGGAGATCACTTGTTGAACGTCAACAT GAGAGTGTTGATGCTCTTATCAATTGTGTCGTGAAAAACGTTGGGTTCAGTCAAGGAAAACCTGTTGCGGCCATTACCATCTACAAGTGTCTTCTCCACTGGAAATCTTTTGAGGCTGAAAGGACTAGTGTGTTTGATCGCCTCATCCAGATGATTGGTTCCGAAATTGAG AACCAAGACAACAATGATCACATGGCATACTGGCTATCAAATACATCTGCATTATTGTTCTTACTCCAACGAAGTCTGAAGGGTGCTGGTGCAAAGAAACCACCCGCTCCAACATCTCTCTTTGGGAGGATGACCATG GGTTTTCGCTCATCCCCTTCTTCTGCAAACCTTGCACCTGCACTTGATGTAGTACGCCAAGTGGAAGCCAAGTACCCAGCATTATTATTCAAGCAGCAGCTTACAGCATATGTGGAGAAAATATATGGCATTATTCGAGACAACTTGAAAAGAGAGTTGAAtccattgctttctttgtgTATCCAG GCACCAAGAGCGTCAAAGGGTGTACTAAGATCTGGTCGGTCCTTTGGGAAAGATTCTCCAGCGAGTCACTGGCTGAGCATTATTGACAGCCTTAGCACTTTCCTTAGCACATTGAAAGAAAATTTT GTGCCTCCTGTTCTTGTCAAGGAGATCTTTACTCAGACTTTCTCCTATATTAATGTTCAACTGTTTAATAG TCTTCTTCTACGTCGTGAATGCTGTACATTCAGCAATGGGGAGTATGTGAAATCTGGATTGGCTGAATTGGAGCTGTGGTGTTGTCAAGCAAAAGAAGAG TATGCGGGCTCATCGTGGGATGAACTTAAGCACATAAGACAAGCTGTTGGTTTCCTG GTCATACATCAGAAGTACAGAATTTCATATGATGAAATCACCAATGATCTGTGCCCT ATCCTGAGTGTTCAACAGCTGTACAGAATATGTACTCTCTATTGGGATGATAACTACAACACCCGAAGTGTATCTCCAGAT GTAATTTCCAGTATGAGAGTACTTATGACTGAGGACTCGAACAATGCTGTCAGCAACTCATTTTTGTTGGATGACAATTCCAG CATCCCCTTCTCGGTTGATGACCTCTCTACGTCCCTGCAAGAGAAGGAGTTTTCAGATGTCCAACCAGCAGAGGAACTTCTTGAGCATCCTGCCTTTGAGTTTTTACATGAGCGAGGCTAA
- the LOC126622725 gene encoding myosin-6-like isoform X4 yields MAAAISLVVGSLVWIEDPEEAWLDGEIVEIKGENYKVLCTSGKTVVVKASNVYPKDAEAPPCGVDDMTKLAYLHEPGVLDNLRSRYDINEIYTYTGSILIAVNPFCRLPHLYDSHMMEQYKGADFGELSPHPFAVADAAYRLMINDGISQSILVSGESGAGKTESTKLLMRYLAYMGGKAAAEGRSVEQQVLESNPVLEAFGNAKTVRNNNSSRFGKFVELQFDKNGRISGAAIRTYLLERSRVCQVSSPERNYHCFYMLCAAPPEDVQRFKLGHPKTFHYLNQSDCIELDGLDDAEEYIATRKAMEVVGISTEEQDAIFRVVAAILHLGNIEFAKGKEMDSSMPKDNKSLFHLKTAAELFMCDAKALEDSLCKRVIVTRDETITKWLDPEAAAVSRDALAKVVYSRLFDWLVDKINNSIGQDPDSKFLIGVLDIYGFESFKTNSFEQFCINLTNEKLQQHFNQHVFKMEQEEYTKEEIDWSYIEFVDNQDILDMIEKKPGGIIALLDEACMFPRSTHETFAQKLYQTFKNHKRFTKPKLSQSDFTICHYAGDVTYQTELFLDKNKDYVVAEHQALLSASTCSFVSGMFTSLVEDSSKSSKFSSIGSRFKQQLQQLLETLSSTEPHYIRCVKPNNVLKPAIFENKNVLQQLRCGGVMEAIRISCAGYPTRKAFVEFVDRFGLLAPEVLDGSTDEVNACKKLLEKVGLEGYQIGKTKVFLRAGQMAELDARRSEVLGRSASIIQRKVRSYLAKRSFILLRLSAIRLQAACRGHLARHVYQGMRREASSQMIQRHLRMYLARKAYKELYCSAVSIQTGMRGLTARNELRFRRQTRAAIIIQSHTRKFLARLHYRKTKKAAITTQCAWRGKVARMELRKLKMAARETGALQAAKNKLEKQVEELTWRLQLEKRIRADLEEAKTQENEKLQSALQDMQVQFKETKAMLEKEREALKRAEKVVPVIQEVPVVDHGLMEKLTNENEQLKALVNSLEIKIDETEKKYEEANKMSEERLKQALEAESQIIKLKTNIQRLEEKFADIESENKILRQQQISTPVKRAHEHPPIPPTPETHEPQSATPKKFGTESDSKLRRSLVERQHESVDALINCVVKNVGFSQGKPVAAITIYKCLLHWKSFEAERTSVFDRLIQMIGSEIENQDNNDHMAYWLSNTSALLFLLQRSLKGAGAKKPPAPTSLFGRMTMGFRSSPSSANLAPALDVVRQVEAKYPALLFKQQLTAYVEKIYGIIRDNLKRELNPLLSLCIQAPRASKGVLRSGRSFGKDSPASHWLSIIDSLSTFLSTLKENFVPPVLVKEIFTQTFSYINVQLFNSLLLRRECCTFSNGEYVKSGLAELELWCCQAKEEYAGSSWDELKHIRQAVGFLVIHQKYRISYDEITNDLCPILSVQQLYRICTLYWDDNYNTRSVSPDVISSMRVLMTEDSNNAVSNSFLLDDNSSIPFSVDDLSTSLQEKEFSDVQPAEELLEHPAFEFLHERG; encoded by the exons GCTGCTGCTATTAGTCTTGTGGTTGGATCTCTTGTTTGGATCGAGGATCCTGAAGAAGCTTGGCTCGATGGTGAAATTGTGGAGATTAAAGGTGAAAACTACAAGGTTCTCTGCACTTCAGGAAAGACG GTTGTCGTTAAAGCCTCAAATGTCTATCCTAAAGATGCTGAGGCCCCACCCTGTGGAGTGGATGATATGACCAAGCTGGCTTATTTGCATGAACCAGGTGTCCTAGATAATTTACGGTCACGATATGATATCAATGAAATATAT ACGTACACAGGGAGCATTTTGATTGCTGTGAACCCTTTTTGTAGACTACCTCATCTGTATGATAGCCATATGATGGAACAATATAAAGGGGCTGATTTCGGTGAACTAAGCCCACACCCGTTTGCTGTTGCAGACGCAGCATATAG ACTTATGATTAATGACGGAATAAGTCAGTCAATATTGGTTAGTGGTGAGAGTGGGGCTGGTAAAACAGAAAGCACCAAACTGCTTATGCGCTATCTTGCCTACATGGGAGGGAAAGCTGCTGCTGAAGGGAGGAGTGTTGAGCAGCAAGTCTTGGAG TCAAATCCTGTTTTAGAAGCATTTGGGAATGCGAAGACTGTTAGAAACAATAATTCCAG TCGTTTTGGTAAGTTTGTGGAGCTTCAGTTTGATAAGAATGGGAGGATCTCCGGGGCTGCAATAAGAACATACTTGCTTGAAAGATCGCGTGTTTGTCAGGTGTCCAGTCCTGAAAGAAACTATCACTGTTTCTACATGCTTTGCGCTGCACCACCTGAG GATGTTCAAAGGTTCAAATTGGGacacccaaaaacatttcacTATTTGAATCAATCAGAttgtattgaattggatgggctTGATGATGCCGAAGAATACATTGCTACAAGGAAGGCAATGGAGGTTGTTGGAATAAGTACTGAAGAACAG GATGCCATATTTCGAGTTGTGGCAGCAATTCTACATCTCGGAAACATTGAATTTGCAAAGGGAAAGGAAATGGACTCGTCCATGCCGAAGGACAACAAGTCTTTGTTCCACCTAAAAACTGCTGCTGAGCTTTTCAT GTGTGATGCGAAGGCGCTAGAAGATTCTCTTTGCAAACGTGTTATTGTTACGCGTGATGAAACAATCACAAAATGGCTGGATCCAGAAGCCGCAGCTGTCAGTAGAGATGCTTTGGCTAAAGTTGTGTACTCGAGATTGTTTGATTG GCTGGTGGATAAGATTAACAATTCAATTGGTCAGGACCCTGACTCAAAGTTCTTAATTGGAGTTCTCGACATTTATGGATTTGAGAGTTTCAAAACTAACAG TTTTGAGCAATTTTGCATCAATTTGACGAATGAGAAGCTTCAGCAACATTTCAATCAG CACGTTTTCAAAATGGAGCAAGAGGAATATACAAAAGAAGAGATTGATTGGAGTTACATTGAATTTGTTGACAACCAAGATATCCTAGATATGATTGAAAAG AAACCTGGTGGCATAATTGCTCTTCTCGATGAAGCTTG TATGTTTCCAAGATCGACACATGAAACATTTGCTCAGAAGTTATATCAAACATTCAAAAATCATAAGCGCTTCACCAAACCAAAATTGTCACAAAGTGACTTCACAATTTGCCATTATGCTGGTGAT GTCACTTATCAAACTGAATTGTTTCTGGACAAGAACAAGGACTATGTGGTTGCTGAGCATCAAGCGCTTTTGAGTGCTTCTACATGTTCCTTTGTCTCGGGCATGTTTACGTCGTTAGTTGAGGATTCATCCAAGTCGTCAAAGTTCTCTTCAATAGGTTCTCGGTTTAAG CAACAACTGCAACAATTGCTTGAAACTCTCAGTTCTACGGAGCCACATTATATTCGGTGTGTAAAACCCAACAATGTTCTTAAGCCAGCAATCTTTGAGAACAAAAATGTTCTGCAACAACTTCGTTGTGGG GGGGTCATGGAAGCAATCAGGATAAGCTGTGCTGGATATCCTACTAGAAaagcttttgttgaatttgTAGACCGATTTGGCCTCCTTGCACCCGAAGTTCTGGATGGGAG CACTGATGAGGTCAATGCTTGCAAGAAACTTTTAGAGAAGGTGGGCCTAGAAGGCTATCAG ATTGGTAAAACGAAGGTCTTCCTTCGGGCTGGTCAGATGGCGGAATTGGATGCTCGTAGAAGTGAGGTCTTGGGAAGATCAGCTAGTATTATTCAAAGGAAAGTTCGTTCTTATTTGGCTAAAAGAAGTTTTATTTTGCTCCGTCTTTCTGCAATACGACTCCAAGCTGCTTGTAGAG GACATCTTGCTCGACATGTCTATCAGGGCATGAGGAGAGAAGCTTCCAGTCAGATGATCCAAAGGCATTTGCGCATGTATCTTGCTAGGAAAGCTTACAAAGAATTGTATTGCTCTGCTGTATCTATTCAGACCGGTATGCGAGGGTTAACTGCACGTAATGAGCTACGCTTTAGAAGGCAGACCAGAGCAGCAATTATCATCcag AGTCACACTCGCAAGTTCTTGGCACGGTTGCATTATAGGAAGACAAAGAAAGCTGCAATTACCACACAATGTGCTTGGAGAGGAAAGGTTGCTCGTATGGAACTACGAAAGCTTAAGATG GCTGCAAGGGAAACGGGAGCTCTCCAAGCtgccaaaaataaattagaaaagcAAGTTGAAGAATTGACATGGAGATTACAGCTGGAGAAACGCATAAGG GCCGACTTGGAAGAAGCCaaaacacaagaaaatgaaaaactacAGTCTGCTTTGCAAGATATGCAAGTTCAATTTAAGGAAACGAAGGCGATGCTTGAGAAGGAGCGTGAAGCCTTAAAAAGAGCAGAAAAAGTAGTCCCGGTAATACAGGAGGTTCCAGTTGTTGACCATGGCTTGATGGAGAAGCTAACCAATGAAAATGAACAACTTAAG GCTTTAGTGAATTCACTGGAGATAAAAATTGACGAAACAGAAAAGAAATATGAAGAGGCAAACAAAATGAGTGAAGAAAGGTTGAAGCAAGCTTTGGAGGCAGAATCACAGATTATTAAGTTAAAGACGAACATACAAAG GCTTGAAGAGAAATTTGCTGACATTGAGTCTGAAAACAAAATTCTTCGGCAACAGCAAATAAGTACACCTGTTAAAAGGGCACATGAGCACCCACCAATTCCACCAACTCCAGAAACTCAT GAACCACAAAGTGCAACACCGAAGAAGTTTGGCACTGAATCTGATAGCAAGTTGAGGAGATCACTTGTTGAACGTCAACAT GAGAGTGTTGATGCTCTTATCAATTGTGTCGTGAAAAACGTTGGGTTCAGTCAAGGAAAACCTGTTGCGGCCATTACCATCTACAAGTGTCTTCTCCACTGGAAATCTTTTGAGGCTGAAAGGACTAGTGTGTTTGATCGCCTCATCCAGATGATTGGTTCCGAAATTGAG AACCAAGACAACAATGATCACATGGCATACTGGCTATCAAATACATCTGCATTATTGTTCTTACTCCAACGAAGTCTGAAGGGTGCTGGTGCAAAGAAACCACCCGCTCCAACATCTCTCTTTGGGAGGATGACCATG GGTTTTCGCTCATCCCCTTCTTCTGCAAACCTTGCACCTGCACTTGATGTAGTACGCCAAGTGGAAGCCAAGTACCCAGCATTATTATTCAAGCAGCAGCTTACAGCATATGTGGAGAAAATATATGGCATTATTCGAGACAACTTGAAAAGAGAGTTGAAtccattgctttctttgtgTATCCAG GCACCAAGAGCGTCAAAGGGTGTACTAAGATCTGGTCGGTCCTTTGGGAAAGATTCTCCAGCGAGTCACTGGCTGAGCATTATTGACAGCCTTAGCACTTTCCTTAGCACATTGAAAGAAAATTTT GTGCCTCCTGTTCTTGTCAAGGAGATCTTTACTCAGACTTTCTCCTATATTAATGTTCAACTGTTTAATAG TCTTCTTCTACGTCGTGAATGCTGTACATTCAGCAATGGGGAGTATGTGAAATCTGGATTGGCTGAATTGGAGCTGTGGTGTTGTCAAGCAAAAGAAGAG TATGCGGGCTCATCGTGGGATGAACTTAAGCACATAAGACAAGCTGTTGGTTTCCTG GTCATACATCAGAAGTACAGAATTTCATATGATGAAATCACCAATGATCTGTGCCCT ATCCTGAGTGTTCAACAGCTGTACAGAATATGTACTCTCTATTGGGATGATAACTACAACACCCGAAGTGTATCTCCAGAT GTAATTTCCAGTATGAGAGTACTTATGACTGAGGACTCGAACAATGCTGTCAGCAACTCATTTTTGTTGGATGACAATTCCAG CATCCCCTTCTCGGTTGATGACCTCTCTACGTCCCTGCAAGAGAAGGAGTTTTCAGATGTCCAACCAGCAGAGGAACTTCTTGAGCATCCTGCCTTTGAGTTTTTACATGAGCGAGGCTAA